A genomic window from Vanessa atalanta chromosome 7, ilVanAtal1.2, whole genome shotgun sequence includes:
- the LOC125065110 gene encoding tubulin alpha-1A chain isoform X1, with the protein MRECISVHIGQAGVQIGNACWELYCLEHGIQPDGQMPSDKTLGGGDDSFNTFFSETGAGKHVPRAVFVDLEPTVVDEVRTGTYRQLFHPEQLITGKEDAANNYARGHYTIGKEIVDVVLDRLRKLADQCTGLQGFLVFHSFGGGTGSGFTSLLMERLSVDYGKKSKLEFSIYPAPQVSTAVVEPYNSILTTHTTLEHSDCAFMVDNEAIYDICRRNLDIERPTYTNLNRLIGQIVSSITASLRFDGALNVDLTEFQTNLVPYPRIHFPLATYAPVISAEKAYHEQLTVAEITNACFEPANQMVKCDPRHGKYMACCMLYRGDVVPKDVNAAIATIKTKRTIQFVDWCPTGFKVGINYQPPTVVPGGDLAKVQRAVCMLSNTTAIAEAWARLDHKFDLMYAKRAFVHWYVGEGMEEGEFSEAREDLAALEKDYEEVGVDSTEGELDEENEY; encoded by the exons ATG AGGGAATGCATCTCAGTCCACATTGGCCAAGCCGGCGTTCAGATCGGTAATGCTTGCTGGGAACTATACTGCTTGGAACATGGCATTCAGCCCGACGGTCAGATGCCATCCGACAAGACCCTGGGGGGAGGAGATGACTCCTTCAACACCTTCTTCAGCGAGACAGGCGCTGGGAAACACGTCCCTAGAGCCGTGTTCGTAGACCTGGAGCCAACTGTTGTTG ACGAAGTCCGCACCGGCACGTACCGCCAGCTCTTTCATCCTGAACAGCTTATCACTGGTAAGGAAGATGCCGCCAACAACTACGCGCGTGGTCACTACACCATCGGCAAAGAAATCGTCGATGTTGTCTTAGATAGGCTGAGGAAGCTGGCTGACCAGTGCACTGGTCTCCAG GGATTCCTGGTTTTCCACTCATTTGGAGGAGGCACCGGTTCCGGCTTCACCTCCCTATTGATGGAACGTCTATCTGTCGACTACGGAAAGAAGTCTAAACTAGAATTTTCTATCTATCCTGCCCCACAA GTATCAACGGCAGTGGTAGAGCCATACAATTCCATCCTCACGACTCACACCACCCTCGAGCACTCGGACTGCGCGTTCATGGTTGACAACGAGGCGATCTACGACATCTGCCGCCGCAACCTGGACATCGAGCGTCCCACCTACACCAACCTCAATAGACTTATTGGACAG ATCGTGTCGTCGATCACGGCGTCGCTGCGCTTCGACGGCGCCCTCAACGTGGACCTAACAGAGTTCCAAACCAACTTGGTGCCTTACCCGCGCATACACTTCCCGCTCGCAACATACGCACCCGTTATCTCCGCGGAGAAAGCCTACCACGAACAACTCACCGTCGCAGAGATCACTAACGCTTGCTTTGAACCCGCCAATCAG aTGGTAAAATGCGACCCTCGTCACGGCAAATACATGGCCTGTTGTATGTTGTACAG AGGTGACGTGGTACCAAAGGACGTGAACGCTGCCATCGCTACCATCAAGACGAAGAGGACCATCCAGTTCGTTGACTGGTGCCCCACAGGTTTCAAG gTGGGCATCAACTATCAACCGCCGACCGTGGTACCAGGCGGCGATCTCGCCAAGGTACAGCGCGCTGTCTGCATGCTGTCCAACACCACCGCCATCGCAGAGGCTTGGGCCAG aCTCGACCACAAGTTTGACTTAATGTATGCAAAGCGTGCTTTCGTCCACTGGTACGTGGGAGAGGGTATGGAGGAGGGAGAGTTCTCGGAGGCTCGTGAGGACTTGGCCGCCCTCGAGAAGGATTACGAGGAAGTAGGAGTTGACTCGACCGAGGGTGAACTCGACGAGGAGAACGAATATTAG